In Haloarcula limicola, the genomic stretch GATAACTATGCGTCGGCTATCGCCGTTTGCGGGGAGTAGGATGGGAGTACGGACTCGCCGGACGGCGTTCGATCTCCCTTACTCGCGCTCTCTGATCGTTCCGCCGCTCAGCCCCTCCCACTCGACGCGGTAGCCCAGTCGAGAGAGCACCGCGCTGGCGTCGTCGATGCCGTACGGCTCCAGCGCCGCTTCGACAACCGACAGCGAGACGCCGGCCTCGATATCGTCCGCGACGGCGGAGAGTACCGACGGGCGGACGAGCGTGCGCCCCACCAGTTCGTGGTCGGGAAACGACTTCTCGGCGAGGGCGTCCTCGCTGACGCCGAGTTCGTCGGCGAGGGCGGACAGCGAGATCGCGTCGGCGTCGGGTCGCAGTTCGTCGGGGATGTCGGCGGCGCTCTCGGCGACCAGTTCGGCCTCGTAGGGGCGGAGCGCGTCGCGGACGTCCTTGACGCTGACCGTCCCGGAGTACGGGACGACGCGGTGGTCCTGCGCTTCCAACGTCTCGCCGACGCCCAGCGACTCGTCGACGGCGACGACCATCTCCACGTCCTCCAGCCTGGCGAGCCTGTCGAGCTTCTTCTGTACGTACTCCGGCGTCCAGAACCCCATCACCTCGAAGAAGACGCGGAACGGCGCGTCGCCGTCGCTCGTGTCTCTAACCTCGCTCGTCCCGCCGGGTCGCCACTCGAAGGCGAAGTCGGGGACGACGACGTGCTCGCCGGCGGCGAGCGGTTCTGGCTCGCGGACGAGCCCCCAGTCGAGGGAGAGCGCCGAGAAGCGGGCGGCGAAGTCGGCTTCGACGCCGCTGTCGTAGGTCACGTCGGTCACGGGTTCGACGCCGGGAACGGACACGTCGCCCTGTGAGAGATGGAGTTCGCGGTCGGTTCCCCGGTCGTCGATGGTCGCCGTCAGCTCCCACTCGGACGCGCCGGCGACCGTCCGGAGCAGGCGGGCGAACCGCGTCCCGTACCGCCGCGTGTTCGAGAACAGCGCGTCCGGGCCGGTGACGACCACCTCTCGGCCGTCCGACGTCTTCCGGACCTCGTACATCAGCCGGAGTCGCTTGACCGCCGAGACGAGCGTCGTCGGATCCGACGAGCGGACCCTGACCTCGGTGGCGTCGAACAGCGCCGTCTGCGCCAGCGAGAGGTTGTACTGCACCCGGAGTTCGGCGGGCGACCAGCGCGAATCGACGGCCGCAAGCACCTGCCGGTCGTCTAGGTCGGCGTACAGCGACGACTCGACCGCGTCCCGTTCGACGCCGAGTCTATCGGCCGCCCGGTCGAGCGCCGCCGCTCGTTCGCTCTCGGAGACGACGCCGACGGCTTCGGCGGCCTCGAACGCCCGTTTCCGAGCGCGCCGGGGTGGCACGTCGGCCCGCGTCTCGAAGGTCGCCTCGCGGTCGACGAGCTTGGCGAACCCGCGGACGAGTTTGAAGTCCTCGGCCTCGCCTTCGAGGTCGGTCAGGGCGGCCTGCAACGCCGCGCGCGTCTCGCCGACGTGGCCCTGATATACGCCGAGGACGCGGGCCGCGAGGCGCTCGTCCCCCTCGTCGGCGAACCGGGGGTGGTAGCCGCCGCCGGCCCGGGAGACGCGGAGCAGATCCTTCGTCAGCACGACTGCCCCTCCGACGGGGACGGTCAAAAGTCCCGCGTCAGGCTCCCTCGGTCTGACGGTCGACGAAGCTCACTTCCACGCTCGTCTCCTGTCCGATAGCCGGGGTGACGGCCGCGTCCAGCCGCGCGGCTAACTCCGGATACGCCTCGTCGTCGGGGCGACTCACCTCGACGGTGACCTCTCGGTCCAGTTCGTAGACGGAGACGCCCCCGAACTGGGTCCGTACCGACAGCAGTCGGAGCCGCTCGTAGGCCTCCTCGTTCAGTACCTCTTCGACGGCGTCGTTGACGGACGTCTCCACCTGCATCTGCCGCGCGGTCACCGTGCTCGCGCCGGCGAACGTCGCCAGCAACACCGCCAGCGCCAGCACCGTCGGGGCGTACTTGCGGGCGGTCCCGAGCGTCGGTTCCCCGTCGGGCCAGTCCCAGGGGCGGAACCCGAGGCCCCAGAGGACCGAGAACCCGGCCAAATTGACCGAGGCCGCGTTCACCACGAGGAGGATGCCGGCCCCGAGCGCGATCGCCGGAATCCCCCACGCGAGCCCGATACCGACGGCGGCGGCGGCCGGGATGAGCGCCGCCGCGATCATCACGCCGACGAGCGAGACGGGCAGCGCCGTCGCGAGGCCGAACGCGCCGGCGGCCCCGGCGCAGATCCCAACGGCCATCGAGAGGAAGCCCGGCGAGATGCGCTGGGATATCTGCTGGACCGTCCCGACGCGCAACTGGCCGGGAACGAACCCGCCGTATCGCAGGACCATCCCGAACGCCGCCGCGCTGACCACGGCGAGGGTCAGTCCGAGTATCTGGTCGCGGAACCCCTCCTTGACCAGCGCGCGGTCGTCGAGCGCCGTCCCGACGGAGGCCGTCAGCGCCGACCCGACCTGGGGCGCGATGACCATCGACCCGACGACGACGGCCGGCGAGTCCAGCAGGAGCCCCGCCGTCGCCACCACCGCGCTCAGGACGGTCATCCCGTAGTACGTGATCGCGCCGGGGTTCATCCCGATAGCGCGCCCCCGGAGTTCGTCGTGCGAGATGCGGTCGTCGTGGCGTTCCGCGGTGGCCGCCTGATTCGACCGGGACGTCTCCACGGACCCGACGACGGCGTATCGGTCGGGGTCCATCCCCGCCGCTTCGAGTTCTCTCAACACCTCGTCGACGGTCTCCGGCGGGAGCGGGAACTGAAAGAGCGAGGCCTCCTCGTCGTCGCTCTTCTCCTCGGTCTCGACGTAGCTTATCTCGCGTCCGTCGAGGACCTCCTGAACCGCTTCCAAGTTGTCGTCGACGACGCGTATCTGTATCAGACGCACCGCTCGTGCCTCCGCACCGCTATCGAACCGAGAGAGAACAAGGGCTGCATCTGTCCGAACGTACCGGCCGACGCCGGTTATGTATTCGGGCCGAAAGCGCCGGATTTCAGCCGAGAGACACTATCGCCGCCGTCTGGCCACGCGCTCCTCGGCCGTCTCCTCGGTGACGAGTTCGTACAGCAACGCGCGCGAGTCGTCCGCCTTCGGGCGGAGTATCCGGCCGAGCCGCTGGGTGAACTCCCGTTCCGACCCGCTGCCCGAGAGGACGACGGCGACGTTGGCGTCGGGCACGTCGACGCCCTCGTCGAGGACGTTCGCCGTCACGACCCGGGAGTACGTGCCGTCGCGGAACCGCTCGATGATCTCCCGGCGCTCGTCCGCGCCCGTCTCGTGGGTGATCGCCGGGAGCAGGAACCGCTCCGAGAGCCGATAGACGAGGTCGGTGTAGGCGGTGAAGACGATGACGCGGTCCTCGCGGTGACGGTCGAGGATCTCCGCGAGCCGCTCGACCTTCCGCCGGGCGTTCATCATCACCTCACGGGCGCGTTGCTTGGCGAGGAGGGCTTCGCGGGCCGCGGGGTCGGTCCCCGAGCGCTTGACGAGTTCCTGATAGTCGCTGCCCGAGCGCAGCTCGATGCCCGATCGGGCCAGATAGTCGGTGAAGGTCCCCTGTTCCTCCTCGTAGCGCTCGCGTTCGTCGGGCGTCAGCGAGACCTCGACGCGCTTGATGTCGTAGTCCGCGAGGTGGTCGCCGGCGAGGTCGTCTATCGCTACGCGGTGGACGAGCGGTCCGACGAGCTCCTCGACCAC encodes the following:
- a CDS encoding DUF790 family protein, producing the protein MLTKDLLRVSRAGGGYHPRFADEGDERLAARVLGVYQGHVGETRAALQAALTDLEGEAEDFKLVRGFAKLVDREATFETRADVPPRRARKRAFEAAEAVGVVSESERAAALDRAADRLGVERDAVESSLYADLDDRQVLAAVDSRWSPAELRVQYNLSLAQTALFDATEVRVRSSDPTTLVSAVKRLRLMYEVRKTSDGREVVVTGPDALFSNTRRYGTRFARLLRTVAGASEWELTATIDDRGTDRELHLSQGDVSVPGVEPVTDVTYDSGVEADFAARFSALSLDWGLVREPEPLAAGEHVVVPDFAFEWRPGGTSEVRDTSDGDAPFRVFFEVMGFWTPEYVQKKLDRLARLEDVEMVVAVDESLGVGETLEAQDHRVVPYSGTVSVKDVRDALRPYEAELVAESAADIPDELRPDADAISLSALADELGVSEDALAEKSFPDHELVGRTLVRPSVLSAVADDIEAGVSLSVVEAALEPYGIDDASAVLSRLGYRVEWEGLSGGTIRERE
- a CDS encoding DEAD/DEAH box helicase family protein → MLELTFEDGTIRVAGDSKADLPGVERDDRSESGRAPAHRYAALLDALEGRNIAYTDRVLDAPSLNLSTTYDLRGYQESALSAWREAGDRGCLELPTGSGKTVIGIAAMVALGTAALVVVPTIDLLEQWQRELEREFDRPIGRLGGGEQRVEAVTVATYDSAYLRADELGDRFGLVVFDEVHHLGGEGYRDIARLLAAPARMGLTATFERPDGAHEVVEELVGPLVHRVAIDDLAGDHLADYDIKRVEVSLTPDERERYEEEQGTFTDYLARSGIELRSGSDYQELVKRSGTDPAAREALLAKQRAREVMMNARRKVERLAEILDRHREDRVIVFTAYTDLVYRLSERFLLPAITHETGADERREIIERFRDGTYSRVVTANVLDEGVDVPDANVAVVLSGSGSEREFTQRLGRILRPKADDSRALLYELVTEETAEERVARRRR
- a CDS encoding DUF389 domain-containing protein, translating into MRLIQIRVVDDNLEAVQEVLDGREISYVETEEKSDDEEASLFQFPLPPETVDEVLRELEAAGMDPDRYAVVGSVETSRSNQAATAERHDDRISHDELRGRAIGMNPGAITYYGMTVLSAVVATAGLLLDSPAVVVGSMVIAPQVGSALTASVGTALDDRALVKEGFRDQILGLTLAVVSAAAFGMVLRYGGFVPGQLRVGTVQQISQRISPGFLSMAVGICAGAAGAFGLATALPVSLVGVMIAAALIPAAAAVGIGLAWGIPAIALGAGILLVVNAASVNLAGFSVLWGLGFRPWDWPDGEPTLGTARKYAPTVLALAVLLATFAGASTVTARQMQVETSVNDAVEEVLNEEAYERLRLLSVRTQFGGVSVYELDREVTVEVSRPDDEAYPELAARLDAAVTPAIGQETSVEVSFVDRQTEGA